A window of Candidatus Poribacteria bacterium contains these coding sequences:
- a CDS encoding cupin domain-containing protein yields MEKEIRNDIKGIDRFVFEAGSDREQLHLHISEVGPGQRAHPPHTHGGQEIFYVFSGEGEVLFGERTHRVSDNEAVHVDCQVLHGIRNVGETPLRYAVIIAK; encoded by the coding sequence ATGGAAAAAGAGATCAGAAACGACATCAAAGGCATTGATCGGTTTGTATTTGAAGCCGGGTCGGACAGGGAACAACTCCACCTGCATATCTCTGAGGTGGGACCGGGGCAGCGAGCGCATCCACCGCATACACACGGAGGTCAGGAAATCTTCTATGTATTTTCCGGTGAAGGCGAAGTCTTGTTTGGGGAGCGGACGCACCGTGTCAGCGATAACGAAGCCGTCCATGTCGATTGTCAAGTTTTGCACGGCATACGCAATGTCGGTGAGACACCGCTCCGCTATGCCGTGATTATAGCGAAGTGA